The Gadus macrocephalus chromosome 20, ASM3116895v1 genome includes a region encoding these proteins:
- the esd gene encoding S-formylglutathione hydrolase isoform X2 — MESSGCLKVNVLSKMALTQVSSNKCAGGYQKVYEHESVELQCKMKFAVYLPPKAETDKCPVFYWLSGLTCTEQNFITKAGAQQAAADNGIIIVAPDTSPRGCGIEGEDESWDFGTGAGFYVDATEEPWKNNYRMYSYVTEELPKLINSNFAADPDRMSISGHSMGGHGALVCTLRNPGRYKTVSAFAPICNPVGCPWGQKAFAGYLGADKSTWEAYDATVLAASYDGPKLDILIDQGGDDQFLSSSQLLPDHLIAACSAKKIPVVFRRQPGYDHSYFFISSFMSDHIKHHAKYLNA; from the exons ATGGAAAGTAGTGGATGTTTAAAAGTGAACG TTCTCAGCAAGATGGCCCTCACTCAAGTTTCCTCCAACAAATGTGCTGGTGGCTACCAGAAGGTGTATGAACatgaaag CGTGGAGCTCCAGTGTAAGATGAAGTTTGCCGTTTACCTTCCTCCCAAGGCAGAGACTGACAAGTGTCCCGTCTTCTACTGGCTCTCCG GGCTGACGTGCACGGAGCAGAACTTCATCACCAAGGCGGGAGCTCAGCAGGCCGCTGCGGACAACGGCATCATCATCGTCGCCCCGGACACCAGCCCAC GGGGCTGCGGCATTGAGGGCGAGGACGAGAGCTGGGACTTCGGCACCGGAGCCGGCTTCTACGTCGACGCCACCGAGGAGCCCTGGAAGAACAACTACCGCATGTACTCCTACGTCACGGAGGAG ctcccCAAGCTGATCAACAGTAACTTTGCGGCGGACCCTGACAGGATGTCCATCTCGGGTCACTCCATGGGGGGTCACGGCGCGCTGGTCTGCACCCTCAGGAACCCTGGCAGATACAAG acGGTGTCTGCATTCGCTCCTATCTGTAACCCCGTCGGGTGTCCCTGGGGTCAGAAAGCCTTCGCAGGATACCTGGGAGCTGACAAGTCCACATGGGAG GCGTACGATGCTACGGTGTTGGCAGCTTCCTATGACGGTCCCAAGCTAGACATCCTGATAGACCAAGGTGGTGATGACCAGTTCCTGTCCTCCAGCCAGCTGCTTCCTGACCACCTGATCGCCGCCTGCTCCGCCAAGAAGATCCCGGTCGTTTTCCGACGCCAGCCC GGCTACGACCACAGTTacttcttcatctcctcctttaTGAGCGACCACATCAAGCACCATGCCAAGTACCTCAATGCTTAG
- the esd gene encoding S-formylglutathione hydrolase isoform X1, whose protein sequence is MALTQVSSNKCAGGYQKVYEHESVELQCKMKFAVYLPPKAETDKCPVFYWLSGLTCTEQNFITKAGAQQAAADNGIIIVAPDTSPRGCGIEGEDESWDFGTGAGFYVDATEEPWKNNYRMYSYVTEELPKLINSNFAADPDRMSISGHSMGGHGALVCTLRNPGRYKTVSAFAPICNPVGCPWGQKAFAGYLGADKSTWEAYDATVLAASYDGPKLDILIDQGGDDQFLSSSQLLPDHLIAACSAKKIPVVFRRQPGYDHSYFFISSFMSDHIKHHAKYLNA, encoded by the exons ATGGCCCTCACTCAAGTTTCCTCCAACAAATGTGCTGGTGGCTACCAGAAGGTGTATGAACatgaaag CGTGGAGCTCCAGTGTAAGATGAAGTTTGCCGTTTACCTTCCTCCCAAGGCAGAGACTGACAAGTGTCCCGTCTTCTACTGGCTCTCCG GGCTGACGTGCACGGAGCAGAACTTCATCACCAAGGCGGGAGCTCAGCAGGCCGCTGCGGACAACGGCATCATCATCGTCGCCCCGGACACCAGCCCAC GGGGCTGCGGCATTGAGGGCGAGGACGAGAGCTGGGACTTCGGCACCGGAGCCGGCTTCTACGTCGACGCCACCGAGGAGCCCTGGAAGAACAACTACCGCATGTACTCCTACGTCACGGAGGAG ctcccCAAGCTGATCAACAGTAACTTTGCGGCGGACCCTGACAGGATGTCCATCTCGGGTCACTCCATGGGGGGTCACGGCGCGCTGGTCTGCACCCTCAGGAACCCTGGCAGATACAAG acGGTGTCTGCATTCGCTCCTATCTGTAACCCCGTCGGGTGTCCCTGGGGTCAGAAAGCCTTCGCAGGATACCTGGGAGCTGACAAGTCCACATGGGAG GCGTACGATGCTACGGTGTTGGCAGCTTCCTATGACGGTCCCAAGCTAGACATCCTGATAGACCAAGGTGGTGATGACCAGTTCCTGTCCTCCAGCCAGCTGCTTCCTGACCACCTGATCGCCGCCTGCTCCGCCAAGAAGATCCCGGTCGTTTTCCGACGCCAGCCC GGCTACGACCACAGTTacttcttcatctcctcctttaTGAGCGACCACATCAAGCACCATGCCAAGTACCTCAATGCTTAG